Proteins from a single region of Phreatobacter oligotrophus:
- a CDS encoding amidase produces the protein MRAARPLIGSLDHWPDLSTLAAAVRGGRSSAKTETAKALDAIARLNPTLNAMTSVDPSDALARAAAVDRRIADGEIMPLAGVPVAIKDNIWVKGRRITQGSKLFRDFVAPEDAVAVRRLEQAGAVIVGIAATSEFAAKGQTTTPLHGATRNPWNPALTPGGSSGGPVAAVASGMVPLALGTDAGGSSRRPPAHTGLVGFKPSFGAIPYGPGFEEPFFGISCHCPIARTVSDAALAFAVLAGPDPLDPHAVPVDTREDAPTRLTIAVSPRWGLDVPVEPAVAHRMEEVVQRLRKAGLTIVERDPEWPQGAAESGLGAIQQAGLAALHGAAWKAHPELIDPDLGAQIEAGLALPATAVAGALLLSEQVAAAAARFFAGGIDAAIGPTTPCAAWPVEKLGPDTIAGVPVGPRGHAVFTPLFNHARQPAISVPCGVDPAGLPLGLQIVMPRGQDRRLLALATEVEAILASPG, from the coding sequence ATGCGCGCAGCCCGCCCCCTGATCGGCAGCCTCGACCACTGGCCCGACCTGTCGACCCTCGCTGCCGCGGTGCGGGGCGGTCGTTCCTCGGCGAAGACCGAGACGGCAAAGGCGCTCGACGCCATCGCACGGCTCAACCCGACGCTCAACGCCATGACCAGCGTCGACCCGTCCGATGCACTCGCCCGCGCCGCGGCGGTGGACCGCCGCATCGCCGATGGCGAGATCATGCCGCTGGCGGGCGTACCGGTGGCGATCAAGGACAATATCTGGGTCAAGGGGCGAAGGATCACCCAGGGTTCGAAACTGTTCCGCGACTTCGTGGCGCCGGAAGACGCCGTCGCGGTGCGCCGGCTCGAACAGGCGGGTGCCGTCATCGTCGGCATTGCCGCGACGTCCGAATTCGCTGCCAAGGGCCAGACCACGACTCCGCTCCACGGCGCCACGCGCAACCCCTGGAACCCCGCACTGACCCCCGGCGGCTCCTCCGGCGGCCCGGTTGCGGCCGTTGCGAGCGGCATGGTGCCGCTGGCGCTGGGCACCGATGCCGGTGGCTCCAGCCGGCGTCCACCAGCCCATACGGGGCTTGTCGGATTCAAGCCCTCCTTCGGCGCGATACCCTACGGACCCGGTTTCGAGGAACCCTTCTTCGGCATTTCCTGCCATTGCCCCATCGCCCGGACCGTATCCGACGCGGCGCTTGCCTTCGCCGTGCTGGCGGGGCCCGATCCGCTCGACCCCCATGCCGTGCCGGTGGACACCCGCGAGGACGCGCCGACGCGGCTGACCATCGCCGTCTCGCCGCGCTGGGGCCTCGATGTGCCGGTGGAGCCGGCCGTCGCCCACCGGATGGAGGAGGTCGTCCAGCGCCTGCGCAAGGCCGGGCTGACCATCGTCGAGCGCGACCCCGAATGGCCGCAGGGGGCCGCCGAGAGCGGGCTCGGCGCCATCCAGCAGGCCGGGCTTGCGGCCCTGCATGGCGCGGCCTGGAAGGCACATCCGGAGCTCATCGACCCTGACCTCGGCGCACAGATCGAGGCTGGCCTCGCGCTCCCGGCGACCGCCGTCGCCGGGGCGCTGCTGTTGTCGGAACAGGTGGCGGCGGCCGCGGCGCGCTTCTTCGCCGGCGGCATCGATGCGGCGATCGGGCCAACGACGCCCTGCGCGGCCTGGCCTGTCGAAAAGCTCGGCCCGGACACCATCGCCGGGGTACCCGTCGGTCCTCGCGGCCATGCGGTCTTCACGCCGCTGTTCAACCACGCGCGGCAGCCCGCCATCTCGGTGCCCTGCGGGGTCGACCCCGCGGGCCTGCCGCTCGGCCTGCAAATCGTCATGCCCCGCGGACAGGACCGCCGCCTCCTGGCGCTGGCCACTGAGGTTGAAGCCATCCTGGCCTCGCCCGGCTAG
- a CDS encoding DUF3429 domain-containing protein, whose protein sequence is MERPDTMPPVTLWLGLAGLVPFVVLAGALAFGASLPVLGGPGAIRQALVLYALAILSFLGGIRWGIAMNYADQPIALRDFVLSVVPPLVGWAALIFAPGAALWLLTGAFVLLGLYDYGLACRTVAPEWYGRLRLGLSGAVSATLAVAALV, encoded by the coding sequence ATGGAACGACCGGACACCATGCCGCCGGTGACGCTCTGGCTGGGGCTCGCCGGGCTCGTGCCTTTCGTCGTTCTGGCCGGTGCCCTTGCCTTCGGCGCGAGTCTGCCGGTTCTCGGTGGTCCCGGTGCCATCCGCCAGGCCCTCGTCCTCTATGCCCTGGCCATCCTCTCCTTCCTCGGCGGCATTCGCTGGGGAATCGCCATGAACTATGCCGACCAGCCCATCGCCCTGCGCGATTTTGTGCTCTCGGTCGTCCCGCCACTCGTCGGCTGGGCTGCGCTCATCTTCGCGCCGGGCGCGGCCCTGTGGTTGCTGACCGGCGCCTTCGTGCTGCTCGGCCTCTACGATTACGGCCTCGCCTGCCGCACCGTCGCGCCCGAATGGTACGGCCGCCTGCGGCTTGGCCTCTCCGGCGCCGTTTCCGCGACCCTGGCAGTGGCGGCGCTGGTCTGA
- a CDS encoding GNAT family N-acetyltransferase — translation MSTASVLIRPASAGDIPAITAIYAPNVANGVASFEYDPPDEAEMARRQAAILAGGYPYLVATIDGVVVAYAYASAYRTRPGYRFTVENSVYVSPVAQGKGVGKALVNRLVDDCAALGYRQMIAVIGNLGNHGSIALHRACGFTVAGVLPSIGWKHGRWIDSVLMQRALGDGDGSPAA, via the coding sequence GTGTCCACTGCTTCCGTCCTGATCCGCCCGGCCAGCGCCGGCGACATTCCCGCCATCACCGCGATCTATGCGCCCAATGTCGCCAACGGCGTGGCGTCGTTCGAATATGACCCGCCGGACGAGGCGGAGATGGCGAGGCGCCAGGCGGCCATCCTCGCCGGCGGCTATCCCTATCTCGTCGCCACCATCGACGGGGTTGTCGTCGCCTACGCCTATGCCAGCGCCTATCGGACACGGCCGGGTTACCGGTTCACGGTGGAGAACTCGGTCTATGTCTCGCCGGTCGCTCAGGGGAAAGGCGTCGGCAAGGCGCTGGTGAACCGCCTCGTCGACGACTGCGCCGCGCTCGGCTACCGGCAGATGATCGCCGTCATCGGCAATCTCGGCAATCACGGCTCGATCGCCCTGCACAGGGCCTGCGGTTTCACGGTGGCCGGCGTGCTGCCCTCCATCGGCTGGAAGCATGGCCGCTGGATCGACAGCGTGCTGATGCAGCGCGCGCTTGGCGACGGCGACGGTTCACCCGCCGCCTGA
- a CDS encoding cytosine deaminase, with product MGSGFLALPEARRFRLQGATLPAALVDGPATLPQRDDLVRADVLVVDGVVAAVDAAGTVAAEPGVIPVVLDGAMVFPCFVDAHTHLDKGHIWPRASNPDGTFPGALAAVGADRAAHWTAEDVRARMSFALKAAYAHGTAAIRTHIDSIPAQIDISWPVFAELREEWRGRIDLQASSLCGIDVAVEAGYLDQMVAALKRHGGGLGCVTYMSPNLAPGLEAIFRAAREAGLPLDFHVDETMDPGAHSLRLIAEAAIRHRWSEAGLGRIVVGHCCSLSAQDDDEVRRTLDRVAEAGLAVVSLPMCNMYLQDRVAGRTPRRRGVTLLHEMRALGIPVMVASDNTRDPFYAYGDLDMLETYREATRILHFDHPVGDWPRAATATPAEVCGFAGRGRIGPGSPADLVVFRGRSWTELLSRPQSDRTVIRNGRAIDTTLPDYRDLDRLWS from the coding sequence ATGGGGTCCGGCTTTCTCGCGCTGCCCGAGGCGCGGCGGTTCAGGTTGCAGGGCGCGACGCTGCCGGCAGCGCTGGTCGACGGGCCGGCGACGTTGCCGCAGCGGGATGACCTCGTGCGTGCCGACGTGCTGGTGGTCGATGGCGTCGTGGCGGCGGTCGATGCGGCCGGCACCGTGGCGGCCGAGCCGGGCGTCATCCCGGTCGTGCTGGATGGCGCCATGGTCTTCCCCTGTTTCGTCGACGCCCACACCCATCTCGACAAGGGCCATATCTGGCCCCGCGCCTCCAACCCGGACGGTACCTTTCCCGGCGCGCTGGCGGCGGTCGGCGCTGACCGCGCCGCCCATTGGACGGCGGAGGACGTGCGCGCCCGCATGAGTTTCGCGCTGAAGGCAGCCTATGCCCACGGCACGGCGGCGATCCGCACCCATATCGATTCCATCCCCGCCCAGATCGACATTTCCTGGCCGGTCTTCGCGGAGCTGCGCGAGGAATGGCGCGGCCGCATCGACCTGCAGGCCTCCTCGCTCTGCGGCATCGATGTCGCGGTCGAGGCCGGCTACCTCGACCAGATGGTGGCGGCCCTGAAGCGCCATGGCGGCGGCCTCGGCTGCGTCACCTACATGTCGCCGAATCTCGCGCCCGGTCTCGAGGCGATCTTCCGGGCCGCGCGCGAGGCCGGCCTGCCGCTCGACTTCCATGTCGATGAGACCATGGATCCGGGCGCCCATTCGCTGCGCCTCATCGCCGAAGCCGCCATCCGCCACCGCTGGAGCGAGGCCGGCCTCGGCCGCATTGTCGTCGGCCATTGCTGCTCGCTCTCGGCGCAGGACGACGACGAGGTACGCCGCACCCTCGACCGCGTGGCCGAGGCGGGCCTCGCCGTGGTGTCGCTGCCCATGTGCAACATGTACCTCCAGGACCGCGTCGCCGGCCGCACCCCGCGTCGCCGCGGCGTCACCCTCCTGCACGAGATGCGCGCCCTCGGCATCCCCGTCATGGTGGCGAGCGACAATACCCGCGACCCCTTCTACGCCTATGGTGACCTCGACATGCTCGAGACCTATCGCGAGGCGACGCGCATCCTGCATTTCGACCATCCCGTCGGCGACTGGCCGCGCGCCGCCACGGCGACGCCTGCCGAGGTCTGCGGCTTCGCCGGCCGCGGCCGCATCGGTCCGGGCAGCCCGGCCGATCTCGTCGTCTTCCGCGGCCGCAGCTGGACGGAACTGCTGTCGCGACCGCAATCGGACCGCACGGTGATCCGGAACGGCCGCGCCATCGATACGACATTGCCCGACTACCGCGACCTCGACAGGCTCTGGAGCTGA
- a CDS encoding FAD-binding oxidoreductase produces the protein MTDAAARPRYDIDGLKAKLAGIKTEDNANLVRQKSRDFYWYSPTLKRQLDHVTGDIIVSPVSEQEVVRVLAAAHELGIPVTPRGTGTGNYGQAMPLSGGIVLDLSGLNKVLTIQPGRFVAEAGAIIADIDKVARPQAQEIRMHPSTYATASVGGFIAGGSGGVGSITWGGLRDAGNVIRLKVVTMEASPRVLDLTGDDLAKVAHAYGTNGVITEVEMPLGPAYPWVDLFFGFDTFERAAAFANLLGEADGIAKKNIAVVAAPAPQTYFLRHQDYMPAGKHVVIAVIADFAVDAALNLATKDKAELLLRSDALADDERRKLPPGFELTWNHTTLRALRVDPAITYLQVLYPFPNQVELSAKLEERFGDELISHLEFVRFDGKVTCFGLPMIRFTTEERLEEIMRIHEDMGAPIFNPHRYTLEEGGMKQTDEVQLAFKKEADPQGLLNPGKMIAWEDPNYDYKAGGTFLFKGLAAAGE, from the coding sequence ATGACCGACGCCGCCGCCCGCCCGCGCTACGACATCGACGGCCTCAAGGCGAAGCTCGCCGGCATCAAGACCGAGGACAACGCCAACCTCGTTCGCCAGAAGAGCCGCGACTTCTACTGGTATTCGCCGACGCTGAAGCGCCAGCTCGATCACGTCACCGGCGACATCATCGTCTCGCCGGTGAGCGAGCAGGAGGTGGTGCGCGTCCTGGCGGCCGCCCACGAACTCGGCATCCCCGTGACGCCGCGCGGCACCGGCACCGGCAATTACGGTCAGGCCATGCCGCTGTCGGGGGGCATCGTTCTCGACCTCTCCGGCCTGAACAAGGTGCTGACCATCCAGCCCGGCCGTTTCGTCGCCGAGGCCGGCGCCATCATCGCGGATATCGACAAGGTGGCCCGGCCGCAGGCGCAGGAAATCCGCATGCATCCCTCCACCTACGCGACCGCGTCGGTGGGCGGCTTCATCGCCGGTGGCTCGGGCGGCGTCGGCTCCATCACCTGGGGCGGATTGCGCGACGCCGGCAATGTGATCCGGCTCAAGGTCGTCACCATGGAGGCGAGCCCGCGCGTGCTGGACCTGACGGGCGACGACCTTGCCAAGGTGGCCCATGCCTATGGCACCAATGGTGTCATCACCGAGGTGGAGATGCCGCTGGGGCCTGCCTATCCCTGGGTGGACCTCTTCTTTGGCTTCGACACCTTCGAGCGCGCCGCTGCCTTCGCCAACCTCCTCGGCGAGGCGGACGGCATCGCCAAGAAGAACATCGCGGTGGTCGCCGCTCCCGCGCCGCAGACCTATTTCCTGCGCCATCAGGATTACATGCCGGCGGGCAAGCATGTGGTCATCGCCGTCATCGCCGATTTCGCTGTCGATGCGGCGCTGAACCTCGCCACCAAGGACAAGGCGGAGCTCCTCCTGCGCTCCGACGCGCTCGCCGATGACGAGCGCCGCAAGCTGCCCCCGGGTTTCGAACTGACCTGGAACCACACGACGCTGCGGGCTTTGCGCGTCGATCCGGCGATCACCTATCTGCAGGTGCTCTACCCGTTCCCCAACCAGGTGGAACTCTCGGCCAAGCTGGAGGAACGCTTTGGCGACGAACTCATCAGCCACCTCGAATTCGTCCGCTTCGACGGCAAGGTGACCTGCTTCGGCCTGCCCATGATCCGTTTCACCACGGAGGAGCGGCTGGAGGAAATCATGAGGATCCACGAGGACATGGGTGCGCCGATCTTCAATCCCCATCGCTACACGCTGGAGGAAGGCGGCATGAAGCAGACCGACGAGGTGCAACTCGCCTTCAAGAAGGAGGCCGACCCGCAGGGCCTGCTCAATCCCGGCAAGATGATCGCCTGGGAGGACCCGAACTACGACTACAAGGCGGGTGGCACCTTCCTGTTCAAGGGACTGGCGGCTGCGGGCGAGTGA
- a CDS encoding NAD(P)H-dependent oxidoreductase, with protein MRILVLYCHPSPASYGAALHETVVASLRAAGHEVDDCDLYAEDFQPVLSRQERLGYHDLAHNTEPVADDVRRLREAEALVLVFPVWNFGFPALLKGYLDRVFLPGVSFGLVDGRTRGILTNIRRVGVVTSYGATRWRAFLMGDPPRRFCTRVLRAVTGFKAPVDYLAHYDMNRSTDGSRATFRTRVYDCFSRW; from the coding sequence ATGCGCATCCTCGTCCTCTATTGCCACCCCAGTCCGGCGAGCTACGGCGCAGCGCTGCACGAGACCGTCGTCGCCAGCCTGCGCGCGGCCGGCCACGAGGTCGATGACTGCGATCTCTACGCGGAAGATTTCCAGCCGGTGCTGAGCCGGCAGGAGCGCCTCGGCTACCACGACCTCGCGCACAACACCGAGCCGGTCGCGGACGACGTTCGCCGGCTGCGTGAGGCCGAGGCGCTGGTGCTGGTCTTCCCTGTCTGGAACTTCGGCTTCCCGGCCCTGCTCAAGGGCTATCTGGACCGGGTGTTTCTCCCCGGGGTCTCCTTCGGCCTGGTCGATGGCCGCACCCGCGGCATTCTCACCAACATCCGGCGCGTCGGCGTGGTCACCAGTTACGGCGCGACCCGCTGGCGGGCCTTCCTCATGGGCGATCCGCCGCGCCGTTTCTGCACGCGCGTGCTGCGGGCGGTCACCGGTTTCAAGGCGCCCGTCGATTACCTCGCCCATTACGACATGAACCGCTCAACCGATGGATCACGGGCAACCTTCAGGACACGGGTTTACGATTGTTTCTCACGGTGGTGA
- a CDS encoding MarR family winged helix-turn-helix transcriptional regulator: MSRQKDDPKGGHEPYRKTIGAHLQHAARLHRALVARKLTILGLYPGQEQVLKILADSGDMMMGELAAALKVRPPTASKTIGRLAAQGLVERRTAGGADGRLVQVGLTEAGRDKAAAIDDLWFAAEDEMLADMDAKEARRLRKLLRRVEKTLRPHTEDAADEEDEAEEV, from the coding sequence ATGAGCCGGCAGAAGGATGATCCCAAGGGCGGGCACGAGCCCTACCGCAAGACGATCGGCGCGCATCTCCAGCACGCCGCCCGCCTCCACCGGGCGCTGGTGGCCCGCAAGCTCACCATCCTCGGCCTCTATCCCGGCCAGGAGCAGGTGCTGAAGATCCTCGCCGACAGCGGCGACATGATGATGGGTGAACTCGCTGCGGCACTGAAGGTGCGCCCGCCCACCGCCTCCAAGACCATCGGCCGCCTCGCGGCACAGGGGCTCGTCGAGCGCCGCACCGCCGGCGGTGCCGATGGCCGGCTCGTCCAGGTCGGACTGACCGAGGCTGGCAGGGACAAGGCCGCCGCCATCGACGACCTCTGGTTCGCCGCCGAGGACGAGATGCTGGCGGACATGGACGCCAAGGAGGCGCGCCGTCTCCGCAAGCTGCTGCGCCGTGTCGAGAAGACGCTGCGGCCCCATACCGAGGACGCGGCCGACGAGGAGGACGAGGCAGAGGAGGTCTGA
- a CDS encoding NAD(P)-dependent oxidoreductase — MTTICFAGLGAMGRPMAANLVKAGHTVRGTDVNPAALDWLKQHGGTPFASAREAAGGAEMLVLMVVNADQAEAVLFEAGALDALSPNAIVVLCATCAPARAAAIGAKVEATQRRFIDAPVSGGVVGAEAGTLTIMASGPKAVLDAAEPVLKVMGSRLFRVGEKAGDGAMVKTINQLLCGVHIAAAAEALALGERAGLDTKVLLDIYGSSAAGSWMLNNRGPRMLMEDPPVTSAVDIFVKDLGIVLDAGHQTKAPLFLAAAAHQLFLAASGMGLGKADDALVIEAYRAMAPKKEG, encoded by the coding sequence ATGACCACGATCTGTTTCGCCGGCCTCGGCGCCATGGGCCGCCCGATGGCGGCGAACCTCGTCAAGGCCGGCCATACCGTCCGCGGCACCGACGTGAACCCGGCGGCGCTGGACTGGCTGAAGCAGCATGGCGGCACGCCCTTCGCGTCCGCCAGGGAGGCCGCCGGCGGCGCCGAGATGCTGGTGCTGATGGTCGTCAATGCCGACCAGGCGGAAGCCGTGCTCTTCGAGGCTGGTGCGCTCGACGCCCTGTCTCCCAACGCCATTGTCGTACTCTGCGCCACCTGCGCCCCCGCTCGCGCCGCCGCGATCGGGGCAAAGGTGGAGGCCACCCAGCGCCGCTTCATCGACGCGCCGGTCTCCGGCGGCGTGGTGGGGGCGGAGGCCGGCACGCTGACCATCATGGCCTCCGGGCCGAAGGCCGTGCTGGACGCCGCCGAGCCTGTCCTGAAGGTCATGGGCTCGCGGCTCTTCCGGGTGGGCGAGAAGGCCGGTGACGGCGCCATGGTGAAAACCATCAACCAGCTGCTCTGCGGCGTGCACATCGCCGCGGCAGCCGAAGCCCTGGCGCTCGGCGAGCGCGCCGGGCTCGACACCAAGGTGCTGCTGGACATCTACGGCTCCAGCGCGGCGGGCAGCTGGATGCTCAACAATCGTGGGCCGCGAATGCTGATGGAGGACCCGCCGGTGACCTCCGCGGTCGACATCTTCGTCAAGGACCTCGGCATCGTGCTGGATGCCGGCCACCAGACGAAGGCGCCGCTCTTCCTCGCCGCGGCGGCGCACCAGCTGTTCCTCGCCGCCTCGGGCATGGGCCTTGGCAAGGCGGACGACGCGCTGGTGATCGAGGCCTATCGCGCCATGGCGCCCAAGAAGGAGGGATAG
- a CDS encoding carbohydrate ABC transporter permease: MTATTSAPKAMPAPSVAKDDHSEGMSYLESLPRKTVTVYIPLIIIMVVLLFPFYWMFITAIKPDQDLLDLHGGNPLWVAEPTFRHFYKLLFESNYPTWLWNTMLVAVCATFLSIVASVLAAYAITRIRYKGAQTVGGLIFLAYLVPPSILFIPLSTIIHVYGLFDTPFALILTYPTILIPFCTWLLMGYFKTIPYELEECALIDGASRWQIMVKIIIPLAVPGLISAFIFAFTLCWNEFIYALTFISSNPNKTVPTAIVSEFVDGDVFRWGSLMAGALVGSLPLVILYAFFVEHYVSAMTGAVKE; this comes from the coding sequence ATGACCGCCACGACCTCCGCCCCGAAGGCCATGCCGGCCCCGTCCGTCGCCAAGGACGACCATTCCGAGGGCATGAGCTACCTCGAAAGCCTGCCGCGCAAGACGGTGACGGTCTACATCCCGCTCATCATCATCATGGTGGTGCTGCTGTTCCCGTTCTACTGGATGTTCATCACCGCCATCAAACCGGACCAGGACCTGCTCGACCTGCACGGCGGCAACCCCCTCTGGGTGGCCGAGCCGACGTTCCGGCACTTCTACAAGCTGCTGTTCGAGTCGAACTATCCGACCTGGCTGTGGAACACGATGCTGGTGGCGGTCTGCGCCACCTTCCTCTCGATCGTCGCCTCGGTGCTGGCCGCCTATGCGATCACCCGCATCCGCTACAAGGGGGCGCAGACGGTCGGCGGCCTGATCTTCCTCGCCTATCTCGTGCCGCCGTCGATCCTCTTCATCCCGCTGTCGACCATCATCCACGTCTACGGCCTGTTCGACACGCCCTTCGCGCTGATCCTGACCTATCCGACCATCCTCATCCCGTTCTGCACCTGGCTGCTGATGGGCTATTTCAAGACCATTCCCTATGAGCTGGAGGAGTGCGCCCTGATCGACGGCGCCAGCCGCTGGCAGATCATGGTCAAGATCATCATCCCGCTGGCGGTCCCGGGCTTGATCTCGGCCTTCATCTTCGCCTTCACGCTGTGCTGGAACGAGTTCATCTACGCGCTGACCTTCATCTCCTCGAACCCCAACAAGACGGTGCCGACCGCCATCGTCTCGGAGTTCGTGGACGGCGACGTGTTCCGCTGGGGCTCGCTGATGGCCGGCGCGCTGGTCGGCTCGCTGCCCCTCGTCATCCTCTACGCCTTCTTCGTCGAGCACTACGTCTCGGCCATGACCGGCGCCGTGAAGGAGTGA
- a CDS encoding carbohydrate ABC transporter permease — protein MADAAIARTNAAPGEPSTWERLKVNRNWLGLWFMLPAMAFLVLFLVYPLGKGLWMSFTDARIGREGRFVGLENFEWLIEDRDFVRALIFTIVFTFVASVVKFAIGLYLALLLNNNLPFKAFIRSVVLIPFIVPTVLSAVAFWWIFDTQFSVITWGLVKMGLLDRGSPINWMGDPFMAQCVVIFANIWRGIPFIAITLLAGLQTVSPSLYEAATLDGATKWQNFRYVTYPLLTPIIAVVMTFSVLFTFTDFQLIWAMTRGGPVNATHLMATLSYQRGILGGNLGEGAAIAISMVPFLLAAILFSWFGLQRRKWQQGENND, from the coding sequence ATGGCCGATGCCGCCATTGCCCGCACCAACGCCGCCCCTGGCGAGCCTTCGACGTGGGAACGGCTCAAGGTGAACCGCAACTGGCTCGGCCTGTGGTTCATGCTGCCGGCCATGGCCTTCCTCGTGCTCTTCCTCGTCTATCCGCTGGGCAAGGGCCTGTGGATGAGCTTCACCGATGCGCGCATCGGCCGCGAGGGGCGCTTTGTCGGGCTTGAGAACTTCGAATGGCTGATCGAGGACCGCGACTTCGTCCGCGCCCTGATCTTCACCATCGTCTTCACCTTCGTCGCCTCCGTGGTGAAGTTTGCCATCGGGCTCTATCTCGCCCTGCTGCTCAACAACAACCTGCCGTTCAAGGCCTTCATCCGCTCGGTGGTGCTGATCCCCTTCATCGTGCCGACCGTGCTTTCGGCGGTCGCCTTCTGGTGGATCTTCGACACCCAGTTCTCGGTCATCACCTGGGGTCTGGTGAAGATGGGGCTGCTCGATCGCGGCTCGCCGATCAACTGGATGGGCGACCCCTTCATGGCGCAATGCGTCGTCATCTTCGCCAATATCTGGCGTGGCATTCCCTTCATCGCCATCACGCTGCTCGCCGGCCTGCAGACCGTGTCGCCCTCGCTCTACGAGGCCGCGACGCTCGACGGCGCCACCAAGTGGCAGAACTTCCGCTATGTGACCTATCCGCTGCTCACCCCGATCATCGCGGTGGTCATGACCTTCTCGGTGCTCTTCACCTTCACCGACTTCCAGCTGATCTGGGCCATGACACGCGGCGGACCGGTCAACGCCACGCACCTGATGGCGACGCTGTCCTACCAGCGCGGCATCCTCGGCGGGAACCTCGGCGAGGGCGCGGCCATCGCCATCTCCATGGTGCCGTTCCTGCTCGCCGCCATCCTGTTCTCGTGGTTCGGCCTGCAGCGCCGCAAGTGGCAGCAGGGAGAGAACAATGACTGA
- a CDS encoding ABC transporter substrate-binding protein: MTVFNRRTLMKGAAAAGVLGGSGLTDWAKAWAQASPFRPEQGATLNLLRWRRFVEAEDAQFNRMVAAFTQATGVRVNVSSESFDDVQPKASVAANTGTGPDLIWSLYSVPHLFPQRCIDVSDVADYLGKKYGGWVPLAEAYGKAGGKWISIPVAVNGGYINYRISQVKAAGFNEVPQDTKGFLELCKALKAKGTPSGFPLGRATGDGNAFAHWLLWSHGAAQVDEQERITINSAETRAALRYAKELWDTFIPGTAAWNDSNNNRAFLSGEISLTANGISIYAAAKASQDPKQREIAADMDHAFWPIGPIGKPAEIQLAFPMFGMTYSRFPNACKAFMAFILEAENFNPWLEAAQGYLTHVLNAYDSNPVWTADPKNRVFRESAKRSFPAGYKGPINEKAATAIADFIVVDLFANFCTGKEDLEGSIRVAERQLRRIYR; the protein is encoded by the coding sequence ATGACTGTGTTCAATCGTCGTACGCTGATGAAGGGCGCGGCCGCAGCCGGCGTCCTCGGTGGCTCCGGCCTGACCGACTGGGCGAAGGCCTGGGCGCAGGCCTCGCCCTTCCGCCCCGAGCAGGGCGCGACCCTCAACCTGTTGCGCTGGCGCCGCTTCGTCGAGGCGGAAGACGCCCAGTTCAACCGCATGGTCGCGGCCTTCACCCAGGCGACGGGCGTCCGCGTCAACGTCTCCTCGGAGAGCTTCGACGACGTGCAGCCGAAGGCCTCCGTGGCCGCCAATACCGGCACCGGCCCGGACCTCATCTGGTCGCTCTATTCGGTGCCGCATCTCTTCCCGCAGAGGTGCATCGACGTCTCCGACGTCGCCGACTATCTCGGCAAGAAGTATGGCGGCTGGGTGCCGTTGGCCGAAGCCTATGGCAAGGCCGGTGGCAAGTGGATCTCGATCCCGGTCGCGGTCAATGGCGGCTACATCAACTACCGCATCTCGCAGGTGAAGGCCGCGGGCTTCAATGAGGTCCCGCAGGACACCAAGGGCTTCCTCGAGCTCTGCAAGGCGCTGAAGGCCAAGGGCACACCCTCGGGCTTCCCGCTCGGCCGTGCCACCGGCGACGGCAATGCCTTCGCCCACTGGCTGCTGTGGTCGCATGGCGCGGCTCAGGTGGACGAGCAGGAGCGCATCACCATCAACTCGGCCGAGACCCGCGCGGCGCTGCGTTACGCCAAGGAGCTGTGGGACACCTTCATCCCCGGCACGGCGGCGTGGAACGACTCCAACAACAACCGCGCCTTCCTCTCCGGCGAAATCTCGCTCACCGCGAACGGCATCTCCATCTACGCCGCCGCCAAGGCGTCGCAGGACCCCAAGCAGCGTGAGATCGCTGCGGACATGGACCATGCCTTCTGGCCGATCGGCCCGATCGGCAAGCCGGCGGAGATCCAGCTGGCCTTCCCGATGTTCGGCATGACCTATTCGCGCTTCCCGAACGCCTGCAAGGCCTTCATGGCCTTCATCCTCGAGGCGGAGAACTTCAATCCGTGGCTCGAGGCGGCACAGGGCTATCTGACGCACGTCCTCAATGCCTACGACTCGAACCCCGTCTGGACCGCGGACCCGAAGAACCGGGTGTTCCGCGAGTCCGCGAAGCGCTCCTTCCCGGCCGGCTACAAGGGCCCGATCAACGAGAAGGCGGCGACAGCCATCGCCGACTTCATCGTCGTCGACCTCTTCGCCAATTTCTGCACCGGCAAGGAGGATCTGGAAGGGTCGATCCGCGTCGCCGAGCGGCAGCTGCGCCGCATCTATCGCTGA